GCCTGTGCCGTGGTGCCGGACAACGCGACGAGCGCGCCTGCCACCAGGCCGGCACAGGCGATGACGGGTCTCACAAGCATGTCGTTCTCTCCATCTCCAGGACGGTGCGGGTCGTCTGCCAGAGGTACGGAAAGCGCTTTCTCCGGGAAGCTAGGGGTGTCGCCCTGAGCACGTCAATAGACGCGTACTTGATTTCTGTTCACATGGATGTACAGCCTGAGCGGCAGGGACGGCGCAAAAGCCTCATGTCGGCTCCGCGTGCAGCACGGCCGGGGCGTGCGCGCACCACGTGCCGACATCCCTCGACACATTCGCGCAGGAGCATCACACAGGCTGCACACAGTCCTGCGCACGACTCGTTAGCGTTGCTGGCCGTTCGACTCCCCGTGCGAACGTGATCAGGTCGCGGCCAGGACGGAGCGACGGCACGTCAAATAGGAAGACCGCAGATGGACTACTGCTCCTCGTGTCGTCGGCATCTCAACGGAGCCCTGGTGTGTCCAGGGTGCGGCGCCTACGCCCCGGACATCGCCCCGATCCCGACCCACGGACACACGGTCCGGGCCGGGACCGCACGGGCGGTGTCCCCGTACGCGCCCACCGCGCACTTCACGCCCGCGCCCTACGTCCCCGCGTCTTCCACCCCCGCGCCCGTCACTGCCGCGATGTCGGCCGGCCCGCTCCCCGAACGCGTTCCCGAGCGCGTTCCCGACCGGGCTCTCGACGTCGCCCTCGGTCTCGATGCCGACAACGACGACGACCTCGACGTCGACCTCACGGGCGAGACGGCCTCATCCGCCGTCGCGGCGGTGTCCGCGGCGCCGCAGGGCCGGGCGGCACGCCGGCGGCAGCTGGCCCGCTGGAAGAAGAACCAGCGGCGGGCCGTGGTCGTGACGGCCGTCACGCTCGTCAGCGGGCTGGCGGTCGCCGCGCTGGAGCGGCAGAACGGCGACCGGGCCCAGGCGGCCTCGGCGCCGGAGACCCCCACCGCCGCCGGCGGGGAGGAACCGACCCTGGAGCACACCGTCCCCACGGTGAGCCGGTCCGACGGGCACCGCAACGCACCGTCCGCCTCCTCCCCGTCACAGTCGCCGGCCACCGGAGCCGCCCCGAAGCAGGACTCGCGGTCCGGCGCCCGCACGGACTCCGCCGCGCCGCCCGCCGGCACGACGGCGCTCTCGGCGCCGGCGTCCTCGGGTCAGCAGCGGGGTCAAGGATCGCCGGCCCACGGCTCGACGGTCGGCGCCCTGACCGGCGCGGCCGGGCAGCAGTCCTCCGACTCGGCCACGACCGGCGGTGCGGGCTCCTCGACGTCGGCCTCGGGTTCGGGTTCGGGTTCGGGCTCCGACGGGGGCTCCGCCTCCGGCACGGGCTCGAACTCGTCGTCCTCGTCCGCCTCTTCGGGTTCGTCGTCCTCGTCGTCCGGGACGGGGTCCGGCACGGGGTCCGGCACGGCGGCCACCTCGCCGTCCGACGTCTGTCTGCTGGGCCTGATCTGCCTCGGCTGACCTTGTCCCGGAGGGCCCGCACCGGAGCCGGAACCAATCGCGACGGCCGTGAGTCTCCACGGTGCTGAAGGTGTTGCCATAGTGCTGTCGCTGTGGACGTTGTTGCGCTGTCGGCGGCGCGGACAGCGGTCCGGCCCCGATGCGGGAGGCGTGCTTCACCCTCGGCCTCCCACCGCACGAGTTCGACCTCTGATCCGTACCGGCCCGAGGGCAGACGTCGGGCGTCGGGCGTCGGGTGAGACAGCGTCAGCCGGCGTCCGTCAGGCCCGTCGCCCGGCCGTCCGCGTCCCAGCGGACCTCGAGGACGCGCACCACGGCCTCCCGGTCCAGCGGTCCGAACACGTGCGGGAACAGGGTGCCGGGGGAGACCCCGGGCGGCGGCGCGGGGTCGGCCGCCTCCCACGCACACCTCGCGGCGAGCCGCTCCTCGTCGAGGACCAGCGCCAGCAGGGGCCGCGGGCCGGTGCGGTAGAACGCGTTGACGACCGCGAGCGTGGTCTCCGCGTCGGGCGAGCAGTGCACGAACCCGTCCTCGGCGAGAGAGGCGGGCGCGTAGGGCCGGTCGGCTCCGGCGTTCCACTCGTCCGGGTGCACGACGTGATAGATCATGATCTGTTTATACAACGGACACCCGTACGACACCCGTCCGGCGCACGGAGGCCTTCTCCCGGCCCTATTCGCCTTCCGGGAGTTCCACGATCGCGCCCTTCCCGTCGAGTGTGCGCGTGCTCCAGTACAGATCCCACTTGTCGCCGACCTTCTCCGGGACCTTTCCTTCCGGATAGCGGGCCCAGCCCTGCGCCGGCTCCTCGCCGTCCGGCACACAGTCGCCGCCGCCGCTGTTCACCGCGAGCACCGGGTACTGACCGCCGCCGCAGACGGCCTCCTCGATCTGCAGGGAGCAGCCGGTGAGCCCGGCCGTGGCCACCGCGACCGCCGCGGCCGCTCCGGCCAGCACGAGTCCCCGACTCGCTCGAACACGCAATCGAATGCCGGTCTGCCCCACGGTGGACTCCTCTGACGCCGAAGATGTGGCTGCTGGTGTGCGCTCAGCCTGCCGCGAGAAGGGCCCTCGCCTCCTGAGTACGCGTACTCAACGCGACGCGCACGGGAGCCCGGAAAACTGTTCCGGCCCCTCATCCCGACCTGTGCTACCGTGAGAAAAGTGGCAGTTTCGGTTACCAGAGACTTCAGAGTGCTCTTTCGACCTTCCGTCGACGGGCACTCTTTTTGTTTTTGGGGCTTTTCTGATGCTGCGACACCGGTTCCGCAAGGTGCGGGCACCGGGCATTGCCCCAAAGGAGATACAGCATGGCATCTGGCACCGTGAAGTGGTTCAACTCGGAAAAGGGCTTCGGCTTCATCGAGCAGGAGGGTGGCGGCCCGGACGTCTTCGCCCAC
The window above is part of the Streptomyces sp. NBC_00425 genome. Proteins encoded here:
- a CDS encoding SCO2400 family protein, which codes for MDYCSSCRRHLNGALVCPGCGAYAPDIAPIPTHGHTVRAGTARAVSPYAPTAHFTPAPYVPASSTPAPVTAAMSAGPLPERVPERVPDRALDVALGLDADNDDDLDVDLTGETASSAVAAVSAAPQGRAARRRQLARWKKNQRRAVVVTAVTLVSGLAVAALERQNGDRAQAASAPETPTAAGGEEPTLEHTVPTVSRSDGHRNAPSASSPSQSPATGAAPKQDSRSGARTDSAAPPAGTTALSAPASSGQQRGQGSPAHGSTVGALTGAAGQQSSDSATTGGAGSSTSASGSGSGSGSDGGSASGTGSNSSSSSASSGSSSSSSGTGSGTGSGTAATSPSDVCLLGLICLG
- a CDS encoding DUF952 domain-containing protein — protein: MIYHVVHPDEWNAGADRPYAPASLAEDGFVHCSPDAETTLAVVNAFYRTGPRPLLALVLDEERLAARCAWEAADPAPPPGVSPGTLFPHVFGPLDREAVVRVLEVRWDADGRATGLTDAG
- a CDS encoding SCO0607 family lipoprotein — translated: MLAGAAAAVAVATAGLTGCSLQIEEAVCGGGQYPVLAVNSGGGDCVPDGEEPAQGWARYPEGKVPEKVGDKWDLYWSTRTLDGKGAIVELPEGE